From one Triticum urartu cultivar G1812 chromosome 3, Tu2.1, whole genome shotgun sequence genomic stretch:
- the LOC125543515 gene encoding C2 domain-containing protein At1g53590-like, translated as MDAGDLSIVHHIGLVLLALWAAASFGFCHSVVFLIAFLYLYMVNARCAMRLRKRIQHAEMKSAYQQRLLSDGESVRWLNHAVKKMWPICMEKIVSQLLRPIIPWFLDKFKPWTVSKASVQELYMGRDSPIFTSMRVLPETSDDDHLVLELGMNFLSAEDMSVVLAMQLHKSVGLGMTANMHLTRMHVEGKVLLGVKFVRSWPFLGRLRLCFVEPPYFQMTVKPLVGHGLDVTEFPGISGWLDKLMDTAFGQTLVEPNMLVINMEKFSSTPSENNWFNIEERPPVAYVKLEILEGLDMKPADINGLSDPYVRGRIGPFKFQTQIQRKTLSPKWFEEFKIPITSWEASNELVMEVRDKDHMFDDSLGECTVDVNELRGGQRHDKWISLKNVKKGRIHLAITIEDVSEETEATTSLEESPAKTDVKLPLPTSADSKSDAAKLLEERKVIMDEVEHIDFDGQEQPGGVYVHRPGTGVPQTWESRKGRARNPDTEILQEVDISKEAPPAPTPKSGHGGMFNMGSFFRRNSKKSRDLDPIIPTSPGPQSAPELDPNLPRTPRQGSPDLDPRLPRTPRPNLKELGEKRTSIKIVVSDNASKGGDAGSLTEDMAKVVEKNAGEPGRSLTSTLSRKISMKRQDDKTSDVPGQADAYGREVVVNEGPVTIEGKPMDVHPATEDGNVQDVAVEAENTTRTS; from the exons ATGGACGCCGGCGACCTCTCCATAGTGCACCACATCGGCCTCGTGCTGCTCGCGCTGTGGGCCGCCGCCTCCTTCGGCTTCTGCCACTCCGTCGTCTTCCTCATCGCCTTCCTCTACCTATACATG GTAAATGCCCGCTGCGCAATGAGACTACGGAAGCGAATACAACATGCGGAAATGAAATCTGCCTACCAACAAAGA CTGCTTTCTGATGGAGAATCAGTACGTTGGTTAAATCATGCAGTGAAAAAGATGTGGCCTATCTGTATGGAGAAGATTGTTTCACAACTTTTACGGCCCATCATACCGTGGTTCTTGGATAAATTCAAACCTTGGACAGTT AGTAAAGCAAGTGTCCAGGAGCTTTACATGGGTAGGGATTCACCAATATTTACCTCGATGAGAGTTCTGCCTGAGACATCAGATGATGATCATTTG GTTTTGGAGCTAGGGATGAACTTCCTATCTGCTGAAGATATGAGTGTTGTGCTTGCCATGCAGCTGCATAAGAGTGTGGGACTTGGAATGACCGCAAACATGCATTTGACTAGGATGCATGTCGAAGGAAAG GTTTTACTTGGTgtgaagtttgttcggagttgGCCATTTCTTGGCCGCTTAAGACTATGCTTTGTGGAGCCTCCTTATTTTCAAATGACGGTAAAACCACTCGTTGGTCACGGACTTGATGTCACTGAGTTTCCTGGAATTTCAGGATGGCTG GATAAGTTGATGGATACTGCATTTGGGCAGACATTAGTTGAG CCCAATATGCTTGTCATCAACATGGAAAAGTTCTCATCTACTCCTTCTG AAAATAACTGGTTCAACATTGAGGAGAGACCTCCTGTTGCATATGTGAAACTTGAGATTTTGGAAGGGCTTGACATGAAACCAGCTGATATAAACG GGCTGTCGGACCCTTATGTCAGAGGTCGTATTGGTCCTTTTAAATTCCAAACTCAAATACAGAGGAAAACATTATCTCCTAAGTGGTTTGAGGAATTCAAGATACCCATCACGTCGTGGGAAGCATCAAATGAACTTGTTATGGAAGTTCGTGATAAGGACCACATGTTTGATGACTCGCTTGG AGAATGTACGGTAGACGTAAATGAACTGAGAGGTGGACAAAGACATGACAAATGGATATCGCTGAAGAATGTCAAGAAAGGAAGGATCCACCTGGCTATAACGATTGAAGATGTATCAGAG GAGACGGAGGCAACAACGAGTTTGGAAGAATCACCGGCGAAAACTGATGTGAAACTGCCACTGCCCACCTCTGCTGATAGCAAGTCGGATGCTGCTAAGCTGCTTGAAGAAAGGAAAGTCATAATGGATGAAGTTGAGCACATTGACTTTGATGGACAAGAACAACCTGGAGGTGTATATGTACATCGCCCTGGAACTGGTGTTCCCCAGACATGGGAATCCCGGAAAGGGCGGGCGCGCAATCCAGACACGGAGATCCTCCAAGAGGTTGACATATCAAAGGAAGCCCCTCCTGCTCCTACCCCAAAGAGTGGTCATGGCGGTATGTTCAATATGGGCTCATTTTTCCGGAGGAACTCGAAGAAGTCTCGCGATCTTGATCCTATCATCCCCACAAGTCCTGGTCCTCAGAGTGCACCAGAGCTTGATCCGAACCTCCCACGGACCCCGCGTCAAGGTTCGCCGGATCTTGATCCAAGGCTCCCCCGAACCCCACGTCCCAACCTGAAGGAGCTTGGCGAGAAGCGGACATCGATAAAGATTGTCGTCAGCGACAATGCAAGCAAAGGAGGAGACGCGGGAAGCTTGACGGAAGACATGGCGAAGGTGGTGGAGAAGAATGCAGGGGAGCCGGGTAGATCACTGACAAGCACACTGAGCAGGAAGATCTCCATGAAGAGACAGGACGACAAAACGTCGGATGTCCCGGGGCAGGCCGATGCTTATGGACGTGAGGTGGTGGTGAATGAAGGGCCTGTTACAATCGAGGGTAAGCCGATGGATGTCCATCCGGCAACGGAAGATGGCAATGTGCAGGATGTTGCCGTGGAAGCAGAAAATACTACTCGGACTTCATAA
- the LOC125543517 gene encoding LOW QUALITY PROTEIN: D-aminoacyl-tRNA deacylase (The sequence of the model RefSeq protein was modified relative to this genomic sequence to represent the inferred CDS: inserted 2 bases in 1 codon) → MGIFTGPSTLAEASAASAAHSAHPPTXVADCRLRRPAHSQEARSLAAAEARRKEMRAVVQRVLSASVEVEGQVVSAIGPGLLVLVGVHEADTSSDAEYICRKVLNMRLFTNEKTGKAWDQSVMQRNFEVLLVSQFTLYGILKGNKPDFHVAMPPAKAKPFYASLVEKFQKSYKTDSVKDGIFGAMMKVSLVNDGPVTMQVDSPSLQGSGQSSNGDAGLVREGEAAVPDETR, encoded by the exons ATGGGCATTTTTACCGGCCCGTCGACCCTCGCTGAGGCCTCCGCTGCTTCCGCTGCTCACTCCGCCCACCCGCCCAC AGTCGCCGACTGCCGTCTCCGGCGACCCGCCCACTCGCAGGAAGCTCGGAGCCTCGCCGCGGCGGAGGCCAGAAGGAAGGAGATGAGGGCCGTGGTGCAGCGCGTCCTCTCGGCCAGCGTCGAG GTGGAAGGGCAAGTGGTGTCGGCGATCGGCCCGGGCCTCCTCGTCCTCGTCGGCGTTCATGAGGCTGACACCAGCTCCGACGCCGAGTATAT CTGTCGGAAGGTCCTGAATATGAGGCTGTTTACTAATGAGAAGACTGGAAAAGCATGGGATCAGAGC GTTATGCAGCGGAACTTTGAAGTCCTGTTAG TGAGTCAATTTACCTTATATGGAATCCTGAAGGGTAACAAGCCAGATTTCCATGTGGCTATGCCACCTGCGAAAGCAAAACCTTTCTACGCTTCTTTGGTTGAGAAGTTTCAAAAGTCGTACAAAACTGATTCAGTTAAAG ATGGCATTTTTGGAGCAATGATGAAG GTTTCATTGGTAAATGATGGCCCTGTAACAATGCAAGTTGACTCACCCTCACTGCAGGGCTCTGGTCAGTCAAG CAATGGTGATGCTGGTTTGGTAAGAGAGGGTGAAGCAGCAGTACCCGATGAGACTCGTTAA